In Syntrophales bacterium, the following are encoded in one genomic region:
- a CDS encoding DUF1295 domain-containing protein — protein MEIAETIRFAALSVFLYMTALFFVALKHRDNSIADVAWGMGFVLVSWTTLLFFGEFTNRHLIANVLVLIWGVRLSIRIYLRNRGKGEDVRYRRWREEWGRSFIVRSYFQVFMLQGFLMLLNLSPVLFINAGDAAALTLLDGFGVLVWLVGFYFEAVSDWQLDRFMRDPGNRGIIMDRGLWRYSRHPNYFGEVVMWWGIYTLALSVPWGWVSIFGPATITLLIVFVSGIPMTEKLMESNPSFAEYRRRTSVFIPWFPKDS, from the coding sequence ATGGAAATTGCAGAAACCATCCGGTTCGCGGCCTTGTCTGTCTTTCTCTACATGACCGCACTCTTTTTCGTGGCCTTGAAACACCGTGACAACAGCATCGCGGACGTGGCGTGGGGCATGGGTTTTGTCCTTGTATCCTGGACGACGCTCCTGTTCTTCGGTGAGTTCACGAATCGGCATCTGATCGCCAACGTGCTGGTGCTGATCTGGGGCGTGAGGCTTTCCATCCGCATTTATTTGCGAAACCGCGGGAAGGGGGAAGACGTTCGATACCGCCGCTGGAGGGAAGAATGGGGCCGTTCCTTTATCGTGCGGAGCTATTTCCAGGTATTCATGCTGCAGGGATTCCTGATGCTTCTGAACCTATCCCCCGTTCTCTTCATCAATGCGGGCGATGCGGCTGCCCTGACGCTACTGGACGGATTCGGCGTGCTGGTCTGGCTTGTGGGATTTTATTTTGAAGCGGTCTCGGACTGGCAATTGGACCGTTTCATGAGGGATCCCGGCAACAGGGGAATCATTATGGACCGCGGTCTGTGGCGCTATTCGAGGCACCCCAATTATTTCGGTGAGGTGGTCATGTGGTGGGGCATTTACACGCTTGCCCTGTCTGTTCCCTGGGGATGGGTCTCCATTTTCGGCCCTGCAACGATCACGCTCCTGATCGTCTTTGTCTCGGGCATACCCATGACGGAAAAGCTGATGGAGAGCAATCCTTCTTTTGCAGAATACAGGAGGAGGACCAGCGTATTCATTCCCTGGTTTCCAAAAGACTCTTGA
- a CDS encoding lysophospholipid acyltransferase family protein, producing MNGNVLRILYQPYKWLVYLPLFVTSTVAFLLLGMPIIALFGPDAANRIAGRGWARFNGFMTPMRVTLVGRENIRKGQSYVVVANHQSSYDIFVLWGYLGVDARWVIKKELRRIPLFGLAGKLGGNIYIDRSDRRSAHESLAGAGKILKNGVSVIMLPEGTRSRDGKLREFRKGAFAMSLALGIPVLPVTIVGTRHILPPGTLDLFPGRVTLVVHKPLPGDEYGEDRLDDFIRDVRGVIQRGIDRHARFEA from the coding sequence ATGAACGGAAACGTCCTCCGCATCCTGTACCAGCCCTACAAGTGGCTCGTTTACCTGCCCCTTTTCGTCACCTCGACGGTCGCCTTCCTCCTCCTGGGCATGCCGATCATCGCCCTCTTCGGTCCGGATGCCGCCAATCGCATCGCCGGCCGCGGATGGGCTCGATTCAACGGTTTCATGACCCCCATGCGGGTCACCCTCGTCGGCAGGGAGAACATCCGGAAAGGCCAGTCCTATGTGGTCGTTGCCAATCACCAGAGCTCCTATGACATTTTCGTTCTCTGGGGTTATCTGGGCGTTGATGCCCGCTGGGTCATCAAGAAGGAACTGCGTAGGATCCCTCTGTTCGGCCTTGCCGGAAAGCTGGGCGGAAACATCTACATCGACCGGAGCGACCGGAGGTCTGCCCACGAAAGCCTGGCAGGTGCAGGCAAAATCCTGAAGAACGGCGTTTCCGTGATCATGCTTCCCGAGGGGACGAGAAGCCGCGACGGCAAACTGCGGGAGTTCAGAAAAGGCGCCTTTGCCATGTCTTTGGCCCTCGGAATCCCGGTGCTTCCGGTCACCATCGTCGGCACGAGGCACATCCTGCCACCCGGAACGCTGGATCTTTTTCCCGGCCGCGTCACGCTGGTCGTCCACAAACCCTTGCCCGGCGACGAATACGGGGAAGACCGCCTTGATGATTTCATCCGGGATGTGAGGGGCGTCATCCAGCGGGGGATCGACCGCCATGCCAGGTTCGAGGCATGA
- a CDS encoding DUF2177 family protein translates to MKNLICLYLLTVPVFFAIDMVWLGFVARGFYRSNLGHLLRPDVNWAAAFLFYLLYIAGILIFATMPALEKSSLRQAIVSGGLFGLFTYATYDLTNLATLKDWPLNVVFVDIAWGMVLTATVAAASFFIGKWVMA, encoded by the coding sequence ATGAAGAACCTGATCTGTCTCTACCTGCTGACGGTGCCCGTGTTCTTTGCAATCGACATGGTCTGGCTGGGTTTCGTGGCCAGGGGCTTCTACCGCAGCAACCTGGGTCATCTTCTTCGCCCGGACGTCAACTGGGCGGCAGCCTTTCTCTTTTACCTCCTGTACATCGCGGGCATCCTGATCTTTGCGACCATGCCGGCCCTCGAAAAGAGCTCCCTGCGACAGGCGATCGTGTCGGGAGGTCTGTTCGGCCTTTTCACCTATGCGACGTATGACCTTACCAACCTGGCGACGTTGAAGGACTGGCCTCTCAACGTCGTGTTCGTGGACATTGCCTGGGGCATGGTGCTCACCGCCACCGTTGCCGCGGCAAGTTTCTTCATCGGCAAGTGGGTCATGGCCTGA
- a CDS encoding lipocalin family protein produces the protein MGRYHHTVAMSIAKKIISTFLAAILLSGCSAKLAPIKIVACVDINRFMGDWYVIASIPTMIEKRAHNAVESYRLDSDGTIATTFTFRQNSFDGPIKTYRPRGFILDKVSNAVWGMQFLWPIKAEYLITYLDEGYTRTIISRNKRDYVWIMARTPAIPDEDYRKLVKEVSLQGYDIDKLKKVPQRWPHTGR, from the coding sequence ATGGGAAGATACCATCACACTGTGGCGATGTCCATTGCCAAGAAAATCATCAGCACATTCCTGGCGGCAATCCTTCTCTCGGGTTGCAGTGCCAAACTCGCGCCGATCAAGATAGTTGCCTGCGTTGACATCAACCGTTTCATGGGCGACTGGTATGTCATCGCGAGCATTCCAACCATGATCGAAAAAAGGGCTCACAACGCCGTGGAGAGCTATCGGCTCGATTCGGACGGAACCATTGCCACAACCTTTACATTCCGACAAAATTCATTTGATGGCCCGATTAAGACATACAGGCCACGGGGTTTCATTCTCGACAAGGTGAGCAACGCCGTTTGGGGGATGCAGTTCTTGTGGCCTATCAAAGCGGAATATTTGATTACTTATCTTGACGAAGGATACACACGGACAATCATCAGCCGCAACAAACGGGATTACGTGTGGATCATGGCGCGGACGCCGGCGATCCCCGATGAGGATTACAGGAAGCTTGTGAAAGAGGTGTCCCTTCAGGGTTACGATATCGACAAGCTGAAGAAAGTGCCGCAGCGCTGGCCGCATACCGGCAGATGA